The Anguilla rostrata isolate EN2019 chromosome 18, ASM1855537v3, whole genome shotgun sequence genome has a window encoding:
- the eif3s10 gene encoding eukaryotic translation initiation factor 3 subunit A isoform X1, with protein MPAYFQRPENALKRANEFLEVGKKQPALDVLYDVIKSKKHRTWQKIHEPIMLKYLELCVDLRKSHLAKEGLYQYKNICQQVNIKSLEDVVRAYLKLAEEKTETAKEESQQMVLDIEDLDNIQTPESVLLSAVSGEDTQDRTDRLLLTPWVKFLWESYRQCLDLLRNNSKVERLYHDIAQQAFKFCLQYTRKAEFRKLCDNLRMHLGQIQRHHNQSTAINLNNPESQSMHLETRLVQLDSAISMELWQEAFKAVEDIHGLFALSKKPPKPQLMANYYNKVSTVFWKSGNALFHACTLHRLYHLSREMRKNLTQEEMQRMSTRVLLATLSIPITPERTDIARLLDMDGIIVEKHRRLATLLGLQSPPTRQSLINDMVRFNLLQYIVPEVKELYNWLEMDFHPLKLCGRVTKVLNWVRDQAEKESDLQQYVPHLQNNTILRLLQQVAQIYQSIEFSRLASLVPFVDAFQLERSIVDAARHCDLQVRIDHTSRTLSFGSDLNYSTKEDSPVGPFLQNMPSAQIRNQLTAMSSSLAKAIQVIKPATILQERDEQSQQAIAAYLKNARKEHQRILARRQTIEERKERLESLNIQREKEELEQREAEMQKVRKAEEERLRQEAKEREKERIMQEHEQIKKKTVRERLEQIKKTELGAKAFKDIDIEDLEELDPDFIMAKQVEQLEKEKKELQERLKNQEKKIDYFERAKRLEEIPLIKQAYEEQRIKDMELWELQEEERISNMQVEREKALEHKQRMSRMMEDKENFVSKITAARSFIYEEKLKQFQERLVEERKKRLEERKKQRKEDRRTTYYRQKEEEAQRIHEEQLKKEREERERLEQEQREEEEREYQERLRKLEEQERKQRARQQEIEERERRREEEQRRVPEEKAGGKVRAPWPEKEEGGWRKRTEGGESEWRRPVPERDWRQEGRDEEKAPRDEERELPFRRGGDAPRRGGADDRGPRRAFDDDRGPRRAGDEDRPPRRAGDEDRAPRRAFDEDRGPRRAFDDDRGPRRGFDEDRAPRRGFDDDRGPRRAFDDDRGPRRGFDEDRAPRRAFDEDRGPRRAFDDDRGPRRGGDDQGPRRGEDAKPWKPLGRPGGWREREKAREDSWGPPRESDDRDDGDNRDGEERESGERFKERRPPPPREEGGGAWRRPATEETSSWRASGREDNDRDRRDDRDRRVGDRREDRESKPPAREPEEAGGSWRRSGEDKREERKVEERDTPPRADPPQEGDDEKPAWRSDKDAENQRRVKDETDDEGWTTVRR; from the exons ATGCCGGCATATTTTCAGCGTCCGGAGAACGCTCTAAAAAGAGCAAACG AGTTCCTTGAGGTTGGCAAGAAGCAGCCAGCCTTGGACGTCCTTTACGATGTCATCAAGAGCAAAAAGCACCGAACATGGCAGAAGATCCACGAGCCCATCATGCTCAAGTACCTGGAGCTGTGCGTGGACCTGCGCAAGAGCCACCTGGCTAAGGAGGGCCTGTACCAGTACAAGAACATCTGCCAGCAG GTGAACATCAAATCTCTGGAGGATGTGGTCCGGGCCTACCTGAAGCTGGCCGAGGAGAAGACCGAGACGGCCAAGGAGGAGTCCCAGCAGATGGTGCTGGACATCGAGGATCTGGACAACATCCAGACCCCCGAGAG TGTGCTGCTGAGTGCTGTGAGTGGGGAGGACACTCAGGACCGTACGGACCGCCTGCTCCTCACCCCCTGGGTCAAGTTCCTGTGGGAGTCCTACCGCCAGTGTCTGGACCTGCTGCGTAACAACTCCAAGGTGGAGCGCCTCTACCATGACATCGCCCAGCAAG CCTTTAAGTTCTGCCTGCAGTACACGCGCAAGGCCGAGTTCCGCAAGCTGTGCGACAACCTGCGCATGCACCTGGGCCAGATCCAGCGGCACCACAACCAGAGCACCGCCATCAACCTCAACAACCCGGAGAGCCAGTCCATGCACCTGGAGACCCGCCTGGTCCAGCTGGACAGCGCCATCAGCATGGAGCTCTGGCAG GAAGCTTTCAAGGCAGTCGAGGACATCCACGGCCTTTTTGCCCTGTCCAAGAAGCCCCCGAAGCCCCAGCTGATGGCTAACTACTACAACAAGGTGTCGACAGTGTTCTGGAAGTCCGGGAACGCCCTGTTCCACGCCTGCACCCTCCACCGCCTGTACCACCTGTCCCGTGAGATGAGGAAGAACCTGACCCAGGAGGAGATGCAGAG GATGTCCACCCGCGTGCTCCTGGCCACCCTGTCCATCCCCATCACCCCCGAGCGCACGGACATCGCCCGCCTCCTGGACATGGACGGCATCATCGTGGAGAAGCACCGCCGCCTCGCCACCCTGCTGGGCCTGCAGTCCCCGCCCACCAGGCAGAGCCTGATCAACGACATG GTGAGGTTCAATCTGCTGCAGTACATCGTGCCCGAAGTGAAGGAGCTCTACAACTGGCTGGAGATGGACTTCCACCCCCTGAAGCTTTGCGGAAGAGTAACAAAG GTGCTGAACTGGGTGAGGGACCAGGCTGAGAAGGAATCGGACCTCCAGCAGTACGTTCCCCACTTGCAGAACAACACCATCCTcaggctgctgcagcag GTGGCTCAGATCTACCAGAGTATCGAGTTCAGCCGGCTGGCCTCCCTGGTCCCGTTCGTGGACGCCTTCCAGCTAGAGCGCTCCATAGTGGACGCGGCGCGCCACTGCGACCTGCAG GTGCGAATCGACCACACCTCTCGCACCCTGAGCTTCGGGTCGGACTTGAACTACTCGACCAAGGAGGACTCCCCTGTGGGGCCCTTCCTGCAGAACATGCCCTCAGCGCAGATCCGCAACCAGCTGACCGCCATGTCCTCCTCCCTGGCCAAAGCCATTCAGGTCATCAAGCCCGCCACCATCCTG CAAGAGCGGGACGAGCAGAGCCAGCAGGCCATCGCGGCCTACCTGAAGAACGCGCGCAAGGAGCACCAGCGCATCCTGGCCCGCCGGCAGACCATCGAGGAGCGCAAGGAGCGCCTGGAGAGCCTCAACATCCagcgggagaaggaggagctggagcagcgCGAGGCCGAGATGCAGAAGGTGCGCAAGGCCGAGGAGGAGCGCCTGCGGCAGGAGGCCAAGGAGCGGGAGAAGGAGCGCATCATGCAGGAGCACGAGCAGATCAAGAAGAAGACCGTGCGCGAGAGGCTGGAGCAGATCAAGAAGACCGAGCTGGGCGCCAAGGCCTTCAAGGACATCGACATCGAG GACCTGGAAGAGCTGGATCCAGACTTCATCATGGCCAAGCAGGtggagcagctggagaaggagaagaaggagctgcaggagcgCCTGAAGAACCAGGAGAAGAAG ATCGACTACTTCGAAAGGGCCAAGCGTCTGGAGGAGATTCCGCTGATCAAACAGGCGTACGAGGAGCAGCGCATCAAAGACATGGAATTATGGGAActgcaggaagaggaaagg ATAAGCAACATGCAGGTGGAGCGGGAGAAGGCCCTGGAGCACAAGCAGAGGATGTCGCGCATGATGGAGGACAAGGAGAACTTTGTGTCCAAGATCACCGCAGCCCGCAGCTTCATCTACGAG gaaaaactgaaacaatTCCAAGAGCGCCTGGTCGAGGAGCGCAAGAAGCGCTTGGAGGAGCGCAAGAAACAGCGCAAGGAGGACCGGCGCACCACTTACTACCgccagaaagaggaggaggcgcagaggaTCCACGAGGAGCAGCTGAAGAAAG agcgggaggagcgggagcggctggagcaggagcagagggaggaggaggagagggagtacCAGGAGCGCCTGCGcaagctggaggagcaggagcgcaAGCAGCGGGCGCGGCAGCAGGAGATCGAGGAGCGGGAGCGCCGccgggaggaggagcagcgccGGGTCCCGGAGGAAAAAGCCGGCGGCAAGGTGCGCGCC CCCTGGCCCGAGAAGGAAGAGGGAGGCTGGAGGAAGCGCACCGAAGGCGGGGAGTCTGAGTGGAGGCGCCCAGTGCCGGAGAG GGACTGGCGCCAGGAGGGCCGCGACGAGGAGAAGGCCCCGCGGGACGAAGAGAGGGAGCTGCCCttcaggaggggaggggacgcCCCCCGCCGGGGCGGAGCCGACGACCGCGGCCCCCGCAGAGCTTTCGATGACGACCGCGGTCCCCGCCGGGCCGGAGACGAGGACCGTCCCCCGAGGAGAGCGGGCGACGAGGACAGGGCCCCGAGGAGAGCATTCGACGAGGACCGCGGCCCCAGGAGAGCCTTCGACGATGACAGGGGCCCCCGTAGGGGCTTCGACGAGGACAGGGCCCCGAGGAGAGGATTCGACGATGACCGGGGCCCCAGGAGAGCCTTCGACGATGACCGTGGACCCCGAAGAGGCTTCGATGAAGACAGAGCACCCCGAAGAGCCTTCGATGAGGACAGGGGCCCGAGGAGAGCTTTCGATGACGACCGCGGCCCCAGGAGAGGCGGAGACGACCAAGGTCCTCGTCGTGGAGAAGATGCCAAACCTTGGAAACCCTTGGGTAGGCCAG GTGGAtggcgagagagggagaaggcgCGGGAGGATAGCTGGGGACCCCCCCGTGAGAGCGACGATCGGGACGATGGCGACAACAGAGACGGAGAAGAGCGAGAATCGGGCGAACGGTTCAAAGAACGccgtccaccaccaccacg GGAGGAGGGTGGTGGAGCCTGGAGGCGGCCAGCGACCGAAGAGACCAGCAGCTGGAGGGCCTCCGGCCGCGAGGACAACGACCGCGACAGACGCGATGACCGTGACCGTCGTGTCGGAGACCGCAGGGAGGACCGTGAATCCAAACCGCCAGCCAGAGAACCAGAAGAAG CAGGTGGGTCCTGGCGCCGCAGCGGGGAGGACAAGAGGGAGGAGCGCAAGGTTGAGGAGCGGGACACCCCGCCCCGGGCCGACCCCCCCCAGGAGGGCGACGACGAGAAGCCCGCCTGGCGCTCGGACAAAGACGCCGAGAACCAGCGCCGCGTCAAGGACGAGACGGACGACGAGGGCTGGACCACCGTCCGCCGCTGA
- the eif3s10 gene encoding eukaryotic translation initiation factor 3 subunit A isoform X4 codes for MPAYFQRPENALKRANEFLEVGKKQPALDVLYDVIKSKKHRTWQKIHEPIMLKYLELCVDLRKSHLAKEGLYQYKNICQQVNIKSLEDVVRAYLKLAEEKTETAKEESQQMVLDIEDLDNIQTPESVLLSAVSGEDTQDRTDRLLLTPWVKFLWESYRQCLDLLRNNSKVERLYHDIAQQAFKFCLQYTRKAEFRKLCDNLRMHLGQIQRHHNQSTAINLNNPESQSMHLETRLVQLDSAISMELWQEAFKAVEDIHGLFALSKKPPKPQLMANYYNKVSTVFWKSGNALFHACTLHRLYHLSREMRKNLTQEEMQRMSTRVLLATLSIPITPERTDIARLLDMDGIIVEKHRRLATLLGLQSPPTRQSLINDMVRFNLLQYIVPEVKELYNWLEMDFHPLKLCGRVTKVLNWVRDQAEKESDLQQYVPHLQNNTILRLLQQVAQIYQSIEFSRLASLVPFVDAFQLERSIVDAARHCDLQVRIDHTSRTLSFGSDLNYSTKEDSPVGPFLQNMPSAQIRNQLTAMSSSLAKAIQVIKPATILQERDEQSQQAIAAYLKNARKEHQRILARRQTIEERKERLESLNIQREKEELEQREAEMQKVRKAEEERLRQEAKEREKERIMQEHEQIKKKTVRERLEQIKKTELGAKAFKDIDIEDLEELDPDFIMAKQVEQLEKEKKELQERLKNQEKKIDYFERAKRLEEIPLIKQAYEEQRIKDMELWELQEEERISNMQVEREKALEHKQRMSRMMEDKENFVSKITAARSFIYEEKLKQFQERLVEERKKRLEERKKQRKEDRRTTYYRQKEEEAQRIHEEQLKKEREERERLEQEQREEEEREYQERLRKLEEQERKQRARQQEIEERERRREEEQRRVPEEKAGGKVRAPWPEKEEGGWRKRTEGGESEWRRPVPERDWRQEGRDEEKAPRDEERELPFRRGGDAPRRGGADDRGPRRAFDDDRGPRRAGDEDRPPRRAGDEDRAPRRAFDEDRGPRRAFDDDRGPRRGFDEDRAPRRGFDDDRGPRRAFDDDRGPRRGFDEDRAPRRAFDEDRGPRRAFDDDRGPRRGGDDQGPRRGEDAKPWKPLGGWREREKAREDSWGPPRESDDRDDGDNRDGEERESGERFKERRPPPPREEGGGAWRRPATEETSSWRASGREDNDRDRRDDRDRRVGDRREDRESKPPAREPEEAGGSWRRSGEDKREERKVEERDTPPRADPPQEGDDEKPAWRSDKDAENQRRVKDETDDEGWTTVRR; via the exons ATGCCGGCATATTTTCAGCGTCCGGAGAACGCTCTAAAAAGAGCAAACG AGTTCCTTGAGGTTGGCAAGAAGCAGCCAGCCTTGGACGTCCTTTACGATGTCATCAAGAGCAAAAAGCACCGAACATGGCAGAAGATCCACGAGCCCATCATGCTCAAGTACCTGGAGCTGTGCGTGGACCTGCGCAAGAGCCACCTGGCTAAGGAGGGCCTGTACCAGTACAAGAACATCTGCCAGCAG GTGAACATCAAATCTCTGGAGGATGTGGTCCGGGCCTACCTGAAGCTGGCCGAGGAGAAGACCGAGACGGCCAAGGAGGAGTCCCAGCAGATGGTGCTGGACATCGAGGATCTGGACAACATCCAGACCCCCGAGAG TGTGCTGCTGAGTGCTGTGAGTGGGGAGGACACTCAGGACCGTACGGACCGCCTGCTCCTCACCCCCTGGGTCAAGTTCCTGTGGGAGTCCTACCGCCAGTGTCTGGACCTGCTGCGTAACAACTCCAAGGTGGAGCGCCTCTACCATGACATCGCCCAGCAAG CCTTTAAGTTCTGCCTGCAGTACACGCGCAAGGCCGAGTTCCGCAAGCTGTGCGACAACCTGCGCATGCACCTGGGCCAGATCCAGCGGCACCACAACCAGAGCACCGCCATCAACCTCAACAACCCGGAGAGCCAGTCCATGCACCTGGAGACCCGCCTGGTCCAGCTGGACAGCGCCATCAGCATGGAGCTCTGGCAG GAAGCTTTCAAGGCAGTCGAGGACATCCACGGCCTTTTTGCCCTGTCCAAGAAGCCCCCGAAGCCCCAGCTGATGGCTAACTACTACAACAAGGTGTCGACAGTGTTCTGGAAGTCCGGGAACGCCCTGTTCCACGCCTGCACCCTCCACCGCCTGTACCACCTGTCCCGTGAGATGAGGAAGAACCTGACCCAGGAGGAGATGCAGAG GATGTCCACCCGCGTGCTCCTGGCCACCCTGTCCATCCCCATCACCCCCGAGCGCACGGACATCGCCCGCCTCCTGGACATGGACGGCATCATCGTGGAGAAGCACCGCCGCCTCGCCACCCTGCTGGGCCTGCAGTCCCCGCCCACCAGGCAGAGCCTGATCAACGACATG GTGAGGTTCAATCTGCTGCAGTACATCGTGCCCGAAGTGAAGGAGCTCTACAACTGGCTGGAGATGGACTTCCACCCCCTGAAGCTTTGCGGAAGAGTAACAAAG GTGCTGAACTGGGTGAGGGACCAGGCTGAGAAGGAATCGGACCTCCAGCAGTACGTTCCCCACTTGCAGAACAACACCATCCTcaggctgctgcagcag GTGGCTCAGATCTACCAGAGTATCGAGTTCAGCCGGCTGGCCTCCCTGGTCCCGTTCGTGGACGCCTTCCAGCTAGAGCGCTCCATAGTGGACGCGGCGCGCCACTGCGACCTGCAG GTGCGAATCGACCACACCTCTCGCACCCTGAGCTTCGGGTCGGACTTGAACTACTCGACCAAGGAGGACTCCCCTGTGGGGCCCTTCCTGCAGAACATGCCCTCAGCGCAGATCCGCAACCAGCTGACCGCCATGTCCTCCTCCCTGGCCAAAGCCATTCAGGTCATCAAGCCCGCCACCATCCTG CAAGAGCGGGACGAGCAGAGCCAGCAGGCCATCGCGGCCTACCTGAAGAACGCGCGCAAGGAGCACCAGCGCATCCTGGCCCGCCGGCAGACCATCGAGGAGCGCAAGGAGCGCCTGGAGAGCCTCAACATCCagcgggagaaggaggagctggagcagcgCGAGGCCGAGATGCAGAAGGTGCGCAAGGCCGAGGAGGAGCGCCTGCGGCAGGAGGCCAAGGAGCGGGAGAAGGAGCGCATCATGCAGGAGCACGAGCAGATCAAGAAGAAGACCGTGCGCGAGAGGCTGGAGCAGATCAAGAAGACCGAGCTGGGCGCCAAGGCCTTCAAGGACATCGACATCGAG GACCTGGAAGAGCTGGATCCAGACTTCATCATGGCCAAGCAGGtggagcagctggagaaggagaagaaggagctgcaggagcgCCTGAAGAACCAGGAGAAGAAG ATCGACTACTTCGAAAGGGCCAAGCGTCTGGAGGAGATTCCGCTGATCAAACAGGCGTACGAGGAGCAGCGCATCAAAGACATGGAATTATGGGAActgcaggaagaggaaagg ATAAGCAACATGCAGGTGGAGCGGGAGAAGGCCCTGGAGCACAAGCAGAGGATGTCGCGCATGATGGAGGACAAGGAGAACTTTGTGTCCAAGATCACCGCAGCCCGCAGCTTCATCTACGAG gaaaaactgaaacaatTCCAAGAGCGCCTGGTCGAGGAGCGCAAGAAGCGCTTGGAGGAGCGCAAGAAACAGCGCAAGGAGGACCGGCGCACCACTTACTACCgccagaaagaggaggaggcgcagaggaTCCACGAGGAGCAGCTGAAGAAAG agcgggaggagcgggagcggctggagcaggagcagagggaggaggaggagagggagtacCAGGAGCGCCTGCGcaagctggaggagcaggagcgcaAGCAGCGGGCGCGGCAGCAGGAGATCGAGGAGCGGGAGCGCCGccgggaggaggagcagcgccGGGTCCCGGAGGAAAAAGCCGGCGGCAAGGTGCGCGCC CCCTGGCCCGAGAAGGAAGAGGGAGGCTGGAGGAAGCGCACCGAAGGCGGGGAGTCTGAGTGGAGGCGCCCAGTGCCGGAGAG GGACTGGCGCCAGGAGGGCCGCGACGAGGAGAAGGCCCCGCGGGACGAAGAGAGGGAGCTGCCCttcaggaggggaggggacgcCCCCCGCCGGGGCGGAGCCGACGACCGCGGCCCCCGCAGAGCTTTCGATGACGACCGCGGTCCCCGCCGGGCCGGAGACGAGGACCGTCCCCCGAGGAGAGCGGGCGACGAGGACAGGGCCCCGAGGAGAGCATTCGACGAGGACCGCGGCCCCAGGAGAGCCTTCGACGATGACAGGGGCCCCCGTAGGGGCTTCGACGAGGACAGGGCCCCGAGGAGAGGATTCGACGATGACCGGGGCCCCAGGAGAGCCTTCGACGATGACCGTGGACCCCGAAGAGGCTTCGATGAAGACAGAGCACCCCGAAGAGCCTTCGATGAGGACAGGGGCCCGAGGAGAGCTTTCGATGACGACCGCGGCCCCAGGAGAGGCGGAGACGACCAAGGTCCTCGTCGTGGAGAAGATGCCAAACCTTGGAAACCCTTGG GTGGAtggcgagagagggagaaggcgCGGGAGGATAGCTGGGGACCCCCCCGTGAGAGCGACGATCGGGACGATGGCGACAACAGAGACGGAGAAGAGCGAGAATCGGGCGAACGGTTCAAAGAACGccgtccaccaccaccacg GGAGGAGGGTGGTGGAGCCTGGAGGCGGCCAGCGACCGAAGAGACCAGCAGCTGGAGGGCCTCCGGCCGCGAGGACAACGACCGCGACAGACGCGATGACCGTGACCGTCGTGTCGGAGACCGCAGGGAGGACCGTGAATCCAAACCGCCAGCCAGAGAACCAGAAGAAG CAGGTGGGTCCTGGCGCCGCAGCGGGGAGGACAAGAGGGAGGAGCGCAAGGTTGAGGAGCGGGACACCCCGCCCCGGGCCGACCCCCCCCAGGAGGGCGACGACGAGAAGCCCGCCTGGCGCTCGGACAAAGACGCCGAGAACCAGCGCCGCGTCAAGGACGAGACGGACGACGAGGGCTGGACCACCGTCCGCCGCTGA